The genomic interval GCGCGGTTCGCACGTACCGCTCGGCGAGGTCGTCGTCTCCGGTGTCGCGGTACACGAAGAAGATGTCGAGGTCGGAGCCGTAGCCGATCTCGCGGCCGCCGAGCTTCCCCATGCCCACGACCACGAGGCCCCCGCCGAGGCCCCGCTCGGCGAGCGCGCGGCCGAGCGCACGCTCCAGGGTCTCTTCCGCGAGCGCCGAGAGCACTCGCTGGGCATCGCGAGCAGAGAGCTCCCCCGAGAGCTCGGCGAGCCCGACCTCCATCGTCACGCGGGCCTTCGCACGTCGAAGCGCGCCGACGAACACCTCCGCGTCGTCGTCGTCACCGCCGCTCGCCGTCGAGAGCTCCTCGGCCACGGCGTGCCGCGCCGTCTCCGGGGTGGGAGCGCCGCGCGCGAAGAGGAGACGATCCACGAGCTCGGGCCTCGCGATGAGGGCCCCCCCGAGGAACTCGCTCGCGCCGAAGAGGCCGACGAGACGCGAGAGCACGCGGAGGTCCTCCGCGAGCACACGCACGTAAGCGCTTGGCGTCCTAAGCCTAGAAAAGAACGCACATAACAAGCGAGACGCTTGTTCGGGATCGGCCGCCTCGGCCAAGAGGCGCAGGGTCTCGTGAGGCACGGCAGGGAAGGCGTCTCGGGTCTTCGTCCCGAGGATGTCGTCGGGTCGTTTGGCGAGCGCCAAGAGGTGCCGGGGGAGATCGGGGGCGAGCCCGAACGCGCTCGGGAGGACCTCCCGCACCTTGTCCTCCTCCCCGCTCTCGAGGGCGATGAAGACACGCACGATCGCCTCGGAGGCGCGCTGGCCTTTGGCGGGCACGAGGGTGGACTCGAAGAGCTCGTGCACCCGCACCCGTGTACGACGCACGTCGGCCTCGAACGCCTCTGCCGACGCGAACCCGAGGCTCGACGCGATGGCCGAGAGCACGGCTCCGCGAGGGAGCGTGTGGGTGTGGAGCCCCGTCGCGTTCTGGACCCGATGCTCGATTCGACGGAGCGCGAGGTACCCGTCACGTGTGTCGCGCGCCTCCCGTTCGGTCACGAGCCCGCGCGATCGCAGCCGCAAGAGGGCGTCGAGGGTGCCGCGCGCGCGGAGCTGAGCGTCCTTCCCGCCCCACACGAGCTGGAGCGACTGCACGAAGAACTCCGCCTCGCGGATACCCCCCTCCCCGTGTTTGAGGCACCGCTCGGGGTCCTCCGAGAGCTCGGCGCGGGAGCGCACGACGAGCTCGGCCATCTCGGCCGCGATCTCGGGTTTGACCACGCGCCGCCACACGAACGGCGCGAGCGCCTCGAGGACACGCTCCCCGAAGGCGAGATCTCCCGCGACGGGGCGCGCACGAAGGAGAGCCGCGCGCTCCCAGGTGCGGCCCCAGCTCTCGTAGTAGCGCTCGGCGGCAGCGAGCGCGTTCACGAGCGGACCGCGCGATCCCTCGGGGCGGAGCCGCAGGTCGACCCTCCAGACGATCCCGTCGGAGGTAGCGTCGTCGAGCGTCGACGTGAGCCTCTGGGTCACCCGCGCGAAGTACTCGTGGAGCGACACGTCGGTCGCCCGGCCGTCTTTCACGAGCTCGCCGTCGTCGGTCTCGTAGAACGGGAGGAGGTCGACGTCGCTCCCCGCGTTGAGCTCACGGCCCCCGAGCTTTCCCATCCCGAGCACCACGTACCCGCAGGGGGTGCCGTCCCGCGTCACGGGCTCGCCGAAGCGCGAACGGGCCCAGGTCGTCGCTTCGAGCCAGGCGACCCGGACGACCTCGTCGGCGAGATCCGACAGCTCCCTCGCCGAGACGTCGACGTCTCCGTAGGTCGGGAAGAGCTCCCTCGCGGCGATCCGGAGCTTCTCCCGACGCGCGAGGATACGGAGGCCACGGCGAACCCCCTCGGCGTCTCCGAGGTCGGGGCACAATTCCGCAGATAACCTCCTGTAAACATTCGCATTTCGACGTGCCCGCAGGCCCGAGCGGGCCACGTGGACGAGGTCCTCCGGGCGGGCATCGATGGCCCTGCCGATCGCGGGGTAGGCGCACGACACGAGCGCGCCCAGCGTGACCACGTCGTCCCCGGCGGGGCTCCCGCTCTCGGCGAGCCGCGCCGCCATGCGAGCCTTCGCCGCGGCGAGCTCACCCGACGTCTCGAGCACGTCGACGAGGGGGGAACGAGGGAAACCCATGCCGACGAGCTTACACGCACGGCCCGAGGTCCCGCGCCCCTCGTGACCCCTTCCGCGTGGGATCACGGGGTGCCCGTCGGAGGGGCCGAGGCTCCGGGCATTTTCGCCCGATCGCGCGTCGCGATTGCCGAATCCGCGCCCCTGGCCTAGACGGACCGCCCATGGTCCAGCCCGCCATCCTCGCGGTCGTCGTCCTCGTGGTCGGCGTGGCCTCGTACTTCGGGTTCCTCCCGGAGCGCGCCGGCAGCCCGAGCCTCTACCTCGTCATCGGTCTCCCGAACGTCGCGCTCGCCGCGTTCGCGCTCGTGCGGGCGCGTCGCGACGGCGTGCTCAAGCACTGGTTCGGCGTGCGAGGCGGCGATTTTTCGCTCGGGTTCGTCACGGCCGGCGCGCTCTTCGCGGCCACGTGGGCGTTCGTCCGGGTGTTCCTCCCCCAAGGCTCGCCCCGCACAGCGTGGCTCGCGCGCATCTACCTGCAGACGGGCGACCCCGCCGACCTCCGCAAGCACGTCGCGTTCGTGGTGGTGGGCCTCGTGCTCATGGCCGCCTGCGAGGAGATCGTCTGGCGAGGCCTCGTTGTCTCGCTCCTCGAGGAGAAGGTCGGCTCGAGCCGGGCCTGGCTCTACGCCCCCGTGCTCTACGCCGTCGCGCACGTCCCCGCGGCGTTCGCGCTACGCGATCCGGCGGCCGGACCGAACCCGCTCTTGCCGCTCGCGGCCCTCGCGTGCGGGCTCCTTTGGAGCTTCCTGAACCGAAAGCTCGGCCGGCTCACGCCCGGGATCTTCTCGCACGGCCTCTTCTTGTGGAGCGTCGTGATGATGTTCCGCATGTGGGGTCCTTCGGTCTGAGCGGCGCCGGCCGAAGGGACCCGTTCGCGGAAATCGGTCGCGCACGCCCCGGAATCGGACGCCGGGCCGTCGACGCCGCCCAGGGACGGGGTTAGGTTCGCGGCGAGGGTCATTCATGGCAAAAATCGAGATCGGCGAGGCAGGTCCAGGCCTCCGCCGCGTGGTGGTGTTTTTGATAGTCCTCGTCGTCACGGCCTTCGCGGGCTGCGGCATGACCAAGCGGATCGACGCAGGGCACGTCGGCATTCGCGTCAAGCTCGCCGGCAACGATCGCGGCGTGCAGGACATGGAGCTGAAGACGGGCTGGGTCGTCTATAACCCGATGTTCGAGCAGATCGTGCTCTTCCCGACCAGCGTGCAGAACATCGTGTGGACTGCGAGCCACAACGAGGGCTCTCCGCACGACGACAGCATCACGTTCTCGTCCTCCGAGGGCGTCAACGTGAACGGCGACATCGGCCTCTCGTTCCACATCGACCCGACGCTCGCCCCGAAGCTCTACGGGCGCTTCCGCCAGAACGACATGATGGCGCTCGCCAACGGGTACGTGCGCAACGTCATCCGCGAGGCCTTCAACGAGGTCGCGTCCACCATGCCGGTCCAGGAGATCTACGGCTCGGGCAAGTCGAAGATGCTCGCCGAGGTGCAGCGGCGCGTCGCGGCGAACCTCGGGAAAGACGGCATCGTCATCGACCAGCTCACCATCAACGGGGCGCTCCGCCTGCCGGAGAACGTCGCCCAGGCGATCAACCGCGCGATGGAGGCCACGCAGAACGCCATCCAGAGCGAGAACCGCGTGCGTCAGGTGCGCGCCGAGGCCGACC from Myxococcales bacterium carries:
- a CDS encoding bifunctional [glutamate--ammonia ligase]-adenylyl-L-tyrosine phosphorylase/[glutamate--ammonia-ligase] adenylyltransferase; its protein translation is MGFPRSPLVDVLETSGELAAAKARMAARLAESGSPAGDDVVTLGALVSCAYPAIGRAIDARPEDLVHVARSGLRARRNANVYRRLSAELCPDLGDAEGVRRGLRILARREKLRIAARELFPTYGDVDVSARELSDLADEVVRVAWLEATTWARSRFGEPVTRDGTPCGYVVLGMGKLGGRELNAGSDVDLLPFYETDDGELVKDGRATDVSLHEYFARVTQRLTSTLDDATSDGIVWRVDLRLRPEGSRGPLVNALAAAERYYESWGRTWERAALLRARPVAGDLAFGERVLEALAPFVWRRVVKPEIAAEMAELVVRSRAELSEDPERCLKHGEGGIREAEFFVQSLQLVWGGKDAQLRARGTLDALLRLRSRGLVTEREARDTRDGYLALRRIEHRVQNATGLHTHTLPRGAVLSAIASSLGFASAEAFEADVRRTRVRVHELFESTLVPAKGQRASEAIVRVFIALESGEEDKVREVLPSAFGLAPDLPRHLLALAKRPDDILGTKTRDAFPAVPHETLRLLAEAADPEQASRLLCAFFSRLRTPSAYVRVLAEDLRVLSRLVGLFGASEFLGGALIARPELVDRLLFARGAPTPETARHAVAEELSTASGGDDDDAEVFVGALRRAKARVTMEVGLAELSGELSARDAQRVLSALAEETLERALGRALAERGLGGGLVVVGMGKLGGREIGYGSDLDIFFVYRDTGDDDLAERYVRTAQRVLRLVSVPHGDGPGYELDTRLRPSGNQGLLVVSVDAFRRYHGEREGRDPEAADWERQALLRARIVAGDAALGVEVTEIAERAAYDRGAPPAAGMHALRMRMEREIGRERRGESEPHERLDLKVGYGGIVDVEFAVQFLQMQHGGERSLRTPDTEAAIAALEARGLLDAHDATVLLDGYRALRGIEQALRVSTGTGTSVLEAGKAKVALLARRLGMRDGPGGSAAQALFAHVHSVNRDVRSVYLSVLGQAPPASVTDLGATPSKRSVS
- a CDS encoding CPBP family intramembrane metalloprotease; this encodes MVQPAILAVVVLVVGVASYFGFLPERAGSPSLYLVIGLPNVALAAFALVRARRDGVLKHWFGVRGGDFSLGFVTAGALFAATWAFVRVFLPQGSPRTAWLARIYLQTGDPADLRKHVAFVVVGLVLMAACEEIVWRGLVVSLLEEKVGSSRAWLYAPVLYAVAHVPAAFALRDPAAGPNPLLPLAALACGLLWSFLNRKLGRLTPGIFSHGLFLWSVVMMFRMWGPSV
- a CDS encoding prohibitin family protein encodes the protein MAKIEIGEAGPGLRRVVVFLIVLVVTAFAGCGMTKRIDAGHVGIRVKLAGNDRGVQDMELKTGWVVYNPMFEQIVLFPTSVQNIVWTASHNEGSPHDDSITFSSSEGVNVNGDIGLSFHIDPTLAPKLYGRFRQNDMMALANGYVRNVIREAFNEVASTMPVQEIYGSGKSKMLAEVQRRVAANLGKDGIVIDQLTINGALRLPENVAQAINRAMEATQNAIQSENRVRQVRAEADQAVTQATGAAEAMRQKAQGEADALLIRARSEAKANEIIRLSVSPTVLQYRSLERWNGQLPVYTAGGNGQLPMLTIDATKLGGGLDENARQKRLKELLEERGPGQTQGSLSQGQPAPAQPAAKPAEAPAQPQPAQPQPAPPPKGAPIAP